From one Microbacterium aurum genomic stretch:
- a CDS encoding FAD-dependent oxidoreductase, producing MRIVVVGGVAGGMSSAARARRLDENAEIVVLERGAHVSFANCGLPYFVGGEITDASKLLVQTPQSLRAALDLDVRTRSEVIAVDTAAKNVTVRAEDDVYELSYDALVLSPGASALRPPLRGLDSPRVRTLRTVEDALSLRDEVHDGARRAVVLGAGFIGIEAAEALAQQGLDVSVVELAPHPLPPLETELAWLVTEQLVELGITVRTGIAAASVERGEDADTVVLADGSRLEADIIVLSVGVRPDTAPFEAAGIACERGAIVVDAHGRTSAPGVWAAGDATVSVDAVTGIRRPVTLAGPANRAGRLIADDILRPDTARAVPQPVGTAIVRVGELTAALTGANRSSLDAAGVSHRTLHLHPNQHAGYFPGASQVHLVVQIRASDGLLLGAQAVGNEGVDKRIDVLATAIRAGMRVDDLIDLDLAYAPPYGQAKDAINLTGMVGENVMTGTLTLWYPEHLDNVRDSALILDVRTPAEYATGFVPGSLNIPHTELRDRLDEVRDAAAGRPVRVMCQSGVRSGIAHRVLAQSGFDSASLSGGMLTLQAWLGARQSDVLERPEVLARA from the coding sequence ATGAGGATCGTTGTGGTTGGCGGTGTCGCCGGAGGGATGAGCAGCGCGGCTCGAGCTCGCAGGCTCGACGAGAATGCCGAGATCGTGGTGCTCGAGCGCGGCGCGCACGTGTCGTTCGCCAACTGCGGTCTGCCCTACTTCGTCGGCGGTGAGATCACCGATGCGAGCAAGCTTCTCGTGCAGACTCCGCAGTCGCTACGCGCAGCGCTGGACCTCGACGTCCGTACCCGCAGTGAGGTCATCGCGGTCGACACCGCGGCGAAGAACGTCACGGTCCGCGCCGAAGACGACGTGTACGAGCTATCGTACGACGCACTCGTACTCTCGCCCGGTGCGTCGGCGCTGCGCCCACCGCTGCGCGGGCTCGACTCGCCGCGCGTGCGCACGCTGCGTACGGTCGAGGATGCCCTTTCGTTGCGCGACGAGGTTCACGACGGCGCCCGCCGCGCCGTCGTGCTTGGCGCCGGGTTCATCGGCATCGAAGCCGCCGAGGCGCTCGCCCAGCAGGGACTCGACGTCTCGGTCGTCGAACTCGCCCCGCATCCGCTGCCGCCGCTCGAGACCGAGCTCGCGTGGCTCGTCACCGAGCAGCTCGTCGAGCTGGGCATCACGGTGCGCACCGGCATCGCCGCGGCAAGCGTGGAACGCGGAGAGGACGCTGACACCGTCGTCCTCGCCGACGGCTCGCGGCTCGAAGCCGACATCATCGTGCTCTCGGTCGGCGTGCGCCCCGACACGGCCCCCTTCGAAGCCGCCGGGATCGCGTGCGAGCGGGGTGCGATCGTGGTCGACGCCCACGGCCGCACGTCGGCGCCGGGGGTCTGGGCCGCCGGCGACGCCACCGTCTCGGTCGACGCCGTCACCGGTATCCGTCGGCCTGTCACCCTTGCCGGGCCGGCCAACCGCGCAGGTCGCCTGATCGCCGACGACATCCTGCGACCCGACACCGCCCGGGCTGTGCCGCAGCCGGTCGGCACCGCGATCGTGCGCGTCGGCGAGTTGACCGCCGCGCTCACCGGAGCCAATCGCTCATCGCTGGACGCCGCGGGCGTGAGCCACCGCACGCTCCACCTGCACCCGAACCAACACGCGGGCTACTTCCCGGGTGCGTCGCAGGTGCACCTGGTCGTACAGATCCGCGCGTCCGACGGCTTGCTGCTGGGTGCACAGGCGGTCGGCAACGAGGGTGTCGACAAGCGCATCGACGTCCTCGCCACCGCGATCCGCGCCGGCATGCGCGTCGATGACCTGATCGATCTCGACCTCGCGTACGCGCCGCCGTACGGGCAAGCGAAGGATGCCATCAACCTCACCGGCATGGTGGGCGAGAACGTCATGACCGGCACGCTGACACTCTGGTACCCCGAGCATCTCGACAATGTGCGCGACAGCGCGCTGATCCTCGACGTGCGCACCCCGGCCGAGTACGCGACCGGGTTCGTGCCCGGATCGCTGAACATCCCGCACACCGAGCTGCGAGACCGACTCGACGAGGTCCGCGACGCGGCCGCGGGACGACCCGTGCGGGTCATGTGCCAGTCCGGCGTGCGGTCAGGCATTGCCCACCGCGTCCTCGCGCAGTCAGGCTTCGACTCTGCGTCACTGTCGGGCGGGATGCTGACGCTCCAGGCCTGGCTCGGTGCACGTCAGTCCGACGTGCTCGAGCGGCCCGAGGTGCTCGC
- a CDS encoding rhodanese-like domain-containing protein: protein MRRLRLLALPALAIMFGAATACAPAVTPVEVTEETTVVDVRTPEEYAGGHLDGAVNIDVSAADFTAELAELDPSAEYVVYCQSGNRSSRAVAQMEQGGFTSVHDAGGISDAAAATGLTVVG, encoded by the coding sequence ATGCGCCGCCTTCGACTGCTGGCGCTGCCGGCACTTGCGATCATGTTTGGCGCCGCCACGGCATGTGCTCCGGCGGTCACCCCCGTAGAGGTGACCGAGGAGACCACCGTAGTCGACGTTCGCACCCCTGAGGAGTACGCCGGCGGGCACCTCGACGGTGCGGTAAACATCGACGTGAGCGCCGCCGACTTCACGGCCGAGCTCGCAGAGCTCGATCCGTCCGCCGAGTACGTCGTCTACTGCCAGTCCGGCAACCGCTCGTCTCGCGCCGTGGCGCAGATGGAGCAGGGGGGCTTCACCTCCGTCCACGACGCCGGCGGCATCTCGGACGCCGCCGCAGCGACAGGACTCACCGTCGTCGGCTGA
- the trxA gene encoding thioredoxin — MATREITLEGFAEVVEQNDIVLLDFWAAWCGPCRMFAPVFEKASEQHADIVFGKIDTEDQRELAAAFHISSIPTLMVFREGVVVFSQPGALGAQQLDQLITGVRGLDMDAVHADVAAHQQQRAEQTQKEAVR; from the coding sequence ATGGCCACCAGAGAGATCACCCTCGAGGGGTTCGCCGAGGTCGTCGAGCAGAACGACATCGTACTCCTCGACTTCTGGGCCGCGTGGTGCGGTCCGTGCCGCATGTTCGCGCCGGTCTTCGAGAAGGCGTCGGAGCAGCACGCCGACATCGTCTTCGGCAAGATCGACACGGAGGATCAGCGCGAGCTCGCCGCCGCGTTCCACATCTCGTCGATCCCGACCCTCATGGTGTTCCGCGAGGGTGTGGTCGTCTTCTCGCAGCCTGGTGCGCTCGGCGCGCAGCAACTCGATCAGCTGATCACCGGTGTGCGAGGGCTGGACATGGATGCTGTGCATGCCGATGTCGCAGCGCACCAACAGCAGAGAGCGGAGCAGACGCAGAAGGAGGCCGTGCGATGA
- a CDS encoding recombinase family protein, with amino-acid sequence MSVLAMVAEFERDLISMRTREGMAVARAKGRLKGKQPKFTGPQRKLLFEIYDRGEYSQTELAGLFSVSRATVYRELQNRHQARLDSYEAHIF; translated from the coding sequence CTGAGCGTTCTGGCGATGGTCGCCGAGTTCGAGCGGGACCTCATCAGTATGCGGACGCGTGAGGGGATGGCCGTTGCGCGTGCGAAGGGACGGTTGAAGGGCAAGCAGCCGAAATTCACCGGGCCGCAGCGGAAGCTGCTGTTCGAGATCTACGACCGGGGCGAGTACAGCCAGACGGAACTTGCGGGACTATTCAGCGTGTCCCGCGCCACTGTGTACCGAGAGCTCCAGAACCGTCATCAGGCACGCCTCGATTCGTATGAGGCCCACATCTTCTAG